Genomic segment of Bdellovibrionota bacterium:
GGTCGAAAAACTGATGAATCATTCGAAGAATGACCTCATGAGATCGTTCCTTAAAAACGCGAAGGCGGAATTCAGCCGCATCGGCCAGTCCCTTGGTGTACCAGACGATGTGTTTTCGAAACGTCACCAGCGCCGCCGCGGGATTGGAATAAAACGACAAATGAAGATCCAGATGCTCCAAAAGTGTCTTTTGAATTTCCGTCACCGTCGGTCGCACGCCGGAAAAAATCCACGGGTTGCCCAGAGCCCCGCGCGCGACCATGACACCGTCGGCTCCGGTCGTCTGCCTCATCCGTTCGAAGTCGGAATACGAGAAGACGTCTCCGTTTCCGACCACCGGAATCGTTATGTGCTCTTTGAGATCGCGAATCAGATCCCAATCCGCGCGGCCCTGAAATTTCTGCGCTTTGGTCCGGGCATGAACGGAGAGCAGGGCGACGCCCTCCCTTTGAAGAACTTCGCCGATTTCGACGGCATTTCGGTATTGCTCGTCCCAGCCTGCACGGATCTTCACGGTGACGGGGATCCTTACACTCCGCACCGCTGCGCGGGCGATTTGGGCGGCTA
This window contains:
- the dusB gene encoding tRNA dihydrouridine synthase DusB — encoded protein: MEGVTDVPFRKIIRKHGCGVTCTQMIHAEGLLRGTERRIREISALDPGEHPVGMQLCGHDPGMVSEASRKAEDMGAAFIDINMGCPAKNIVKLGAGAALLREPELAAQIARAAVRSVRIPVTVKIRAGWDEQYRNAVEIGEVLQREGVALLSVHARTKAQKFQGRADWDLIRDLKEHITIPVVGNGDVFSYSDFERMRQTTGADGVMVARGALGNPWIFSGVRPTVTEIQKTLLEHLDLHLSFYSNPAAALVTFRKHIVWYTKGLADAAEFRLRVFKERSHEVILRMIHQFFD